AGCAGAGCCAATAATTAAAAGCCTATCATCTCTCATTTTTAAGGCACAGGATGCCCATTATGACATTGCAACAACAATAATGACAATGAAATCTCATATCCAAGCCCTTGAAGAGCGTGCAAATGCAGCAACCGTTCAAAGCACGGTGTTTGGGCAACTGGCATCTGAAGCAATACCCAAGAGTCTTCATTGTGTAAATGTTAAACTCATAGCTGACTGGCACAAAAAGCAATCTCTGCAAGAACTCGCAGATGACAAGAGAAACTCTCCTCGACTTACAGACAACAATCTATACCATTTCTGTATCTTTTCAGATAATGTAGTGGCTACCTCTGTAGTTGTGAATTCCACTATCTCCAACGCTGATCATCCGAAGCAATTGGTCTTCCATATTGTCACCAATGGAGTCAACTATGGAGCAATGCAGGCTTGGTTCCTTAGCAACGACTTCAAGGGGTCTGCCATAGATGTGCAGAACGTTGAGGATTTTTCTTGGTTAAATGCGTCATATGCCCCCATTGTGAAACAACTCCTTGATGCAAATTCATGGGCCTACTATTTTGGAGGAGCTGAACGTTTAAACATTGAGCTGAAGCTGCGGAACCCAAAGTACCTTTCTTTGCTGAATCACCTTCGGTTTTACATTCCAGAGATCTATCCACAGCTAGAGAAGGTAGTTTTTCTCGATGATGATGTCGTGGTCCAGAAGGATCTGACGCCACTTTTTTCGTTGGATTTGCATGGAAATGTGAATGGAGCAGTGGAAACTTGTCTTGAAGCCTTTCATCGTTATTACAAGTATCTCAACTTCTCAAACTCAATCATCAGCTCAAATTTTGATCCACAAACATGTGGATGGGCATTTGGTATGAATGTCTTTGATTTGATTGCATGGAGGAAAGCAAACGTGACTGCCCGGTATCATCACTGGCAGGAGCAGAACACTGACGGGACACTATGGAAACTAGGCACCCTTCCCGCCGGCCTTCTAACTTTTTATGGTCTCACCGAGCCACTTGATCGGAGATGGCATGTGTTAGGGCTAGGATATGATTTGAACATCGACAACCGTTTGATTGAGAGCGCAGCAGTAATTCACTTCAATGGAAACATGAAACCATGGCTAAAGTTGGCCATTGGCAGGTATAAGCCTCTATGGGAACGGTACATAAATCAAAGCCACCCATATCTCCAAGATTGTCTCATAAGTTAAAATTTGCTACTGATTATATATGCGATCTTCCCCATGATGAATTCTCGATCTGTGATAGCATCATTGTAGTCTCAGAAGCAGAAAATTTTGACTTTAATAGgatgttttccttttcttaatttttttccccATCATAGTGTCTTAAAAGAGAATCATTTTTTACAGATTAGAAAGTTTATATGTATTAGGTAAACAGGTTTGGTGGATTCTGCAAGCTGTAGAATTATTTGTTCTTATAGTGATTCTTGTAATAATCTTTCTTCTCcttagattatgttttaactgaaccaaaataataaaataatttatttcgtATTCCTTCTTTTTCGTTGCCATCAACCATAAAATCTGCACTACAAAATTCTTAGGAGTCTTTCTTATTACAAATTACCTTCCCACAATACTGACTTTGTACAACATAACATGTTCAAGTGGTTACTTGTACGgtgttttactttcttttgccATCAATTCTTCAGATTGATGAGCTGCAGAAGTAATCCTCAAACTCGAAACCTGTGACTTGGGAAGGAGTTTTGACTAATCTTTGGGGTGAAGTTTTCTGAGAGTGCATCCCAAGTAATTCAAGGAAAAATTCTCCCCGTCCAATGGTGCCAAGAGAATTTAGACATTTGGTTTATACGGCTCGCCACAAGGCCACCATGCTGCTCGTGTTggtcaattaaaaaatatagtcTATGATGTTTAGTAACTTTAGCTAGAGGGTTAACAAACAAGAAAGATGGTAGCAATTGAAATTGATTAgtattaataaagaaattataatgaATCCCCATACTTAACACCCTTTTACACTTAAGGTTTCAGCCCTTACAATTTCGCCACCacttaaattaaaaactttGAGTTGCCAATCTATTGTTTAactgttctttttttcttttttgtttttctaaacatgcattttattaaaagatCAAAATACCTTAGGAGGGGCAGAGACAAACATCTTATTATTAACTACAacgtgaaaaatgaaaaaacaatagGACCAATAAATTGGTTTCCACTCATTCCCCACAAAGGCGGCGTCTTAGATGACGGCCTTTTACATTTAATAATAAGACTGTTGCCGTGTTGGAAATAATGGTTTGTCAGTGCACTGCAGTTTGTTGTTCTAAATTGTTTGAAAATGAGACTTATTTCCTCATACTCAAAATCTTTGATTAGGAAATGTGGTAAGATAGTTGGATAGACGGCTTTGCCTTGCCCAAGTCGCCAATGGCCGGACTATGTCTCACCTAACTGTGATAATGCAGTTTGCATTATGCAAGCAGACCATAAGCCAATAGTATAGGGTGGGTCAGATCTATCATATTAGAAAACATCGATTTCATTTTCATTGGTACAACGCATGTAGCCGCCGGACGTGGTGAGATGCATGCGGTGGCACATGGTGGCCATGCGCTAGAAATATTGTCGTGATTTCATCCTGTACCGATATATCAACGATTGGGAGGGCATGGTATGATGTGTTTAATCAATAGCTTTAGATATGGTTACTCATATTCATCACAACCaataaattataatcaataggtgtgatgacccgctttcgcgtatatttttattgaagggttatttttattttaattaatatattagtttatttattttaatttattgcattttaaaatttgtttttaatttatttgatgttgtgttttatttcttttagtcgttttacggtttttaatctcatttcgacggttttgttttgtttttcgggagtgaggactggacctcatctctttcttacatttcttttttccctttttcctttttcatttttctctttttttttcttttcttttttttcttctccttcctccccgatcggctctctccctctctctcctcacccacgccgtGCGACAGCCCAaccctcgacccgccgccgtctGGCCGCcatgcggcacaccgcccataccgttcgactccccttcctccggcgcacctccccaccaaatcctaGCCCTATCcagccagccgtttggccggaaaacaccaTCAAAGCCCcatggtttttggctcgatccgccgccgtcgctccacctccggccaccatttcttcaccacttcatcaccggtcccttgccgtcctaacccacctattttcggccaccaatagtcaccggaacagctcccacgagctagcttttctttttgagaaatccggcctctctccgccgtttctgccgccacccacggccaaccatcacttccaatagcttcataatcatccctagaccattccctaccAAATCCCAaaccctggtttgtccccgttcaaaagtgggtattttacaacccacggccacaatgaattttcactgtaacgttgctttttctccgccgtttgcaacgtcgagtgttttctaaaaataccatatagcgctgtaagtaatttccaaaccctattttcagatttaaatatatattgctcgttcaataattttatctgttggttggttgattccggactgagtccgaggagttcgggggtcggatggatggaggacggagttacttgtttatttgatttatgttgatgatttatttttttgtgcattgatatggcattacatggtgcatgcacgtgtgtttttgtttaagtgtgaaaagcctgtgtattggcgtaagtggtcttacgggtgcgtgtgtatcacgaccccaagccgggatggggtattatctcggtggagctcctctggtcactcgggagtggaataaactgagtgatgtcccctgggttgtcgctaggcgacgacggggagcgggggctagaggttgcttggctacgaacgcgccgggcgcggaaccgagcatcgctctacgtaccgactccatggcccttcgctggtgagggctagaggatgcttggctacgaacacgcggggcgtggaactgggcatcactcgttaggtgtcacatgcgtggtggtactctgcggtgtggcactggagccagggtgtgcggatgacccctaggagaggtcatggtgcatacggttaaaatagtttttgttttgagatgaatagaggccaaatgggatttttggcgtgcgtgtggaaaattatgttttatgggttttgcgcattggtatcacttcatgcattttgtttgagttctatatgcttttatctggtggtgtttggattttacttacctacgataccatttttggttccgtagattttggtgcaggatttgaggatgaggaggaggaggctgagcccgaggatgcggctccgccgggttgctgatgttatgctttatagtttggtttaaaactatattcatgttttgtaatattttatttatgtatgttttaaacagcttgtattatattaagaaaaattctagtacttagttatatgactttcgttatccgctgcgtatttctttgtgcacatatgttgcttttgcacacacttgacacccgtcgttagggtggtgacccgggttgtcaccatccggacgtctcgatttccccgtgtccgtgcgtggggatttgggggcgtcacaatagaacctttaaaattgttttgattgttttatataatgaatataGCTTTGTTAAAAATTGTGATAAGAGAAAATCTCATCATGCtactttttctaatttaaaaaaactacgtgttaaacaaaaattgaaatacAAAATGTATACCTTtcaaaagcatatatattattctttcacttagttgaaaattattatgattctaaaaataatttgaatgttaaaatatattatgtcaAGGAAGAAGGGAAAACGGTAGTAAGATCTAGTCATCCCTCTTTAGAGACAATTATTATTTCCCATAAATGAGTAGATATAAATGCTTCTCCTTTTAAATTACCTAATGTTGATTCTAATGCTACTATTTTTACTAAAACAAAGAAGATTATTAAACAAAACAATTTTGTCAATGAAACTCTTCATGTTATCAGTCAACAATTAGACCATTGAAAGACCTATTTCTACTACTAAACCTAAAAAACCTTTGATAATTTTACTAGAAAGAAGGCAAGGTCCCAAGACCAAACAACCCAAtactcttgataaaattaatcaaatgcttGCTTATTTAAAGAAAGAATCTTCTACTAGTTCTTTAAGTAGCAAAGGTAAAGATGTGGTTGCTGATTTTTctatagaaaaatcatcttaatCCAATTCCTCTGACAATAAAGATATTCTTTTacttgaaaagaattttgaaaaaattgatatagaaaaACCTGAgattaaatgattttctttgagaaaaccTCATCCCGTGACTATTACAAAAAATTGGTATTTCAAGCCTACTCCTCCTGATATATAGTTTGAAGAAAGAATTTTTCAAActcaattttttgtttcttctaacAAATTGTATGAATGGAATCTTGATGGATTATCTTAACAAGAAATCATCAATACCATGAACAAGATGTCTATGGTTGCAAATATGTATGTTAATAACAACAATCTTAGTCAAACTAAGTTAGTTGATTTATTAACTACTGAATTATCTAGAATGCTTTGACACTGGTGTGATAAACACCTCTCTGAGAGAAGTAAGAGAAACGAGTAGGAATGTTGTCAAACACGATAATGACAACatgcctatttttttttatttttttatcccaAACCATAGGAAGTGGTATTCTTGATAGTATTAATACTTTGATTTAtactattatattttgtttgaactcCCTCGAGCATTACTAATTGCATTAGTAATTATCTAAATAATTTGATATGCCATGAAATGTCTGATTAtagatggtataaagatgtttttCTTTCTAGAGTTATGCTTAGGGAAGATAGTTAGAAACCCTATTGGAAAGAAAAGCTTATTGATGAATTACCTCATTTATTTGCTCACAAAGTTAAAGATAAACTTACTAATACTTAAGATTTCTTAATTACGATAATTACACCTATGATGATATTATCAATACAATTAAGAAGTTTGGTATTAGCATgcgtaatgagaaaaaaaatgcttCGTCAACAGATGAAGAATAGTAAGAAAACCAAATCTAAAATGGAAAATTTCTGTAAACAATTTGGCATTCCTCTTATTACTCTTTTTAGACAGAAGCACAAGCATTTTGATAAATCTGCTAAAACTCACACCAAGAAAAGATATAATAAACATGATGATTTTTGTAAAAAGCCTtctaatttttataagaaaaagtcttattataggaaaaataattttcaaaatcctccaaaagaaaaatgttttaacTGTGACAAGTATGGTCATTTCTCCAAAGAATGTAccaaaaaactcaataaatttcaaaacaagtgTAATCAATTAAAACTTGATAACAATGATCATGAggaaatgatttgaattttaGAATCAAAATCGCCTGAATCATCTAATATCAATGAGTTCAGTTCAAGTGATTATAATTATCACTTAGAGATTGAACTATATGATTATCTAAATATTAAGTTTGGATGTAATTACTATTGTAGTAAACCTTCGGGTAAAACAATCAATGTTTTAACCAAGGCCgaagaacaaacaaaaaaatctttTGTTAATTTTGATTAGCCAAATTACTAATTCTGAGCTTAAGGGAGAATATCTTCATAAACTCGAGAAAACTATGGTTTGACACTGATATTTCTAAATCCAAAATTAGATTTCAAGAAACTTTGGgaagatttgaaaagaaaaaacccaaAGAGATTCTACTaatgatttacaatgaaatcGTCTCcattaaaaaagagattgtttatctcaaaagtgagataaataatatcaaatatgaaaataactcttttaaataagaaatattgtgtttaaaaattgataaacatTTTGATCAGGATATTCATTTTGAAGATGATATTGACGAGCAACAAAATGATAATTTCGATTCAAGTTAAAAGGAAGTACCTCTTTTTGACAACAATCAAATTTGTTTGATCTATCATACTATTCCtcccaaattattttttaaagtcatTATCATTGTTTGTcatgaatttgaattttttgtgatttttataatttattttggatCAGATATGAACTGTATCAAAGAAGAACTAATTCCTAATAAGTATTACGAAAAGTCTATTGAAAGACATTTTTCTACTAATGGATCTcaaatgaaaatcaaatatgaGCTTAATAATACTCATGTCTGCCAAGATAATGTTCATTTCAAAATTCCTTTTGTGCTTGTTAAAAATATGACTGATAAGGTCATATTAGGAGTTAGAAGTACAAGATAACTGGAGTGATAGTGCAAGTAAgtaaaataagtaattaaaagtTGGGACTAGATAACTCGTGCAAGTCCCTGTTTCGAGCTCCTCATATTTTCTATAGCTTAAAGGAGCAAGATATACAACTAATATCAACTTAACAAGCAGGAAGTAGAATATCCAAACCGAATGGTTCTAAAACTAATATCTAAAATatacaccataaacttcaaattaaaattaaaattaaaataaaaataaaagaaaagagtaatCTTGACGGCACTTCTCTACTTCTTTTTCCCCTCTCGTGTTCTGCAACCCAAAAGACCCACAAAGAAAGactggaaaaataaaattcctgaCCCTTTGCATTTCTGCGTGTTAAATAGGAGAACAACTTCCTGTCTTGCGTCCATAAAAACTCCAAAAAGACCCATGTTTCTTTTCGAAACACCCATTGTGCTGccgcatttttgagagaaaaaagACCCTGCTCATGCGTGAGTGTGTCAGCATGGAGAAACAAAAAACCTGTTGTGGTGCCTTCTATGTGTTGCGTCAACTCCCTTGCGTTTCCATCGATGCCTCAAAACTGAAAGACACTGGTCTCGCATGCATATGTTTTGAGAGAGAATCTCCAGATGTCTAAAGGATAGCCCTGCATTTGTCACATTCAACTCCATTAGAGCAAAACGCAGTGTTACTCGCAACCCAATTAAACATTATTCTCAATTCTCACATTCAATATTTGAATTCCATCATTTTTCCTGAATTTTTAACATCAACCGAACAGAATAAAATTCCAAGGTCCAAACTAATGAGTAAAACTGCTATTCTGAGGTCCACATTGAAAAGCGCGTGCAACAAAAAGTTCACTAGTTGAGAATGAAAAAATGGGAGAGGAATGAAATATCAGAGCATACAAATACTCACACTGATAGCAAAATCAAGAAGgcaaaacaaaaatcaacaaaaaggctttttttttttgtttcatggAAGCAGCAGAGAGCTCTCTTAAATATTGCTACAGAAATGAAAAATTCCCTATTAAACCTATTAGATTTGCAAATGAAACATCATTGAACCCCATCTTTCAAAACTAAAGCAGCAAGAAATTAAATGTATCTATTTCTATAATCAACCAGCAATTATTGTTTTCAGCTTCGTAAGTATTCAACAATTATAATCAAGCAGCAATCAAGATTAAAGAAGAAAGTGGGTTGTTTGTCACTTCATAAGTGTTCTTGAATCTAAGACCTTCCCCACGTAAATATGAGTAAAAATACTGTCAAGTATATATGATATTTGTTCAGCATATAGATTATGTATTGACCTGCATATATAGGTGCAATTGAACTAGCAAAGGTATAAGCCACTGAAAAGTACACAGAAAAATGAAGAGGTAATGAGCCAACCAGAGCATTTTCTTCTAATGAGATGCAATgactaaaaattatatttccttTCACACCAATCTCTTAACAACACAATTCCTAGGAAGCtttccataaatttttttagatctaaCCTGGTTAAATTCCAATACAAGAGCttaggaaaatgaaacattttcatGAATAAAATATGTGGACTCTGGCCTAGCAGTGTTGATTGGATCAAAATAAATGTTTTTGAGAAGGGATGGAAGttggtccatcattttttccaaaCCAGACCAAACATCCAGTCAGTCCATTCAGTCCGGTCCGCTATCGATTGGTCCGGTCCGATCTGTTCGTTCGGTccaatctaattatttttttatttttttcttcactttttttcaaataaattaataaaaaattatttaaattaataaattaaaattaactgaattattaatgtaaattatgtaactaactcattaaaaaaatattttatattgtcaatgataataaattagatgaaaattatatcattaacttatataattactatataaaaataatatattaaattattaaatggtgAGTTGGTGAtaggttagttaattgatatcatatattagttaattaaaatttacattaataataattgctttatatttacttacaagttacaacttaggtataaacaatttatctaataacttgAATTAGTTCATAGATATAGATGTTAGTAATTACTAATTAGTTAACAGTGAATTGATAATATGCATtagttaattaatagaatattaatttgtaattacagatttaaaattttatattgttaatgTACTAATAGTTTAGatcaaaattacataattaattatacaattcttatataaaataatatatatatatataatatattttaaaaaatacattttgctATTCGGTCGGTTTGGGAAAATCCCACCATAGGATCGgaccaaaaattgaaaatccAAAGAATCTTGGATCGAGACTGATCGGTCTCATGGTCGGTCCAGTCCGGACCAAAACAATCAATCTAGTTGGTTTCTCCAGTCCAGACCGACCATTCTTCTCCTCTAGATGGAAGACTAAAAACCTAAGTTTGAGATAGTTGGCACATCATGAATTTGGaagattcaaaataaaacaaatattcatGTAGGCACATCATGAAGGTACAAAACCTAGCAAACCCATCAAGCATCATGAAGTTCTCACCtaaaaaaagattgaaaagtAATAACAAAACTTCAATGGAAAATAACTGAACTTCAATTAGAAAGGTgaaaaactaatattataaaagtattatGAAAGACTCCAAAAAATCACAATTCCAcaagtatgaaagaaaaaggttTTATCCCCAATTTCCCAAGCATTTCTTTCATCAAATCTGTTAAACCcacataaaaagttaaataaatatgtcTGTTATGGttataggaaaaataaataaacattgaTATCAAACGATACTTACGTTTGTTTCAATATCTTGAATATCTTGGATATCCACAAGATAACCATTAAAACCTGATAGGTCTACATTTGCAATACTTACAACAATGCTAACTTACATAAACATTGGAAAATTATACATAATCGGGCAAAAACCAATTATTCAACTATGATACATTAAATAATTACTCACTCaaaatattagataataaaaacaTGGAACTCGAGTGTCCTTGTCATTTGTAGAGACAACTAAAATTCAATAAGAGTGCCTAAAGATCCCTTTATTGAGCTAGaagtttcatctcaaaaaaCTTAGATGCTGGGTAACTAGTACATAGATGCTGGGTTATGCAATGAATACTAAAACCAGTTAAACATCTAAAATGCCAAGTGGCCTTTTgttataattctttttacaaATGAAGAGACTACAATAATGTAAACCAAATAAGTTTCAAGTTCCTCCAATTTTTCCATCCATTTCTCAACCTAACGAgttcaattttttgaaaatttagtaGTTAGCAGGCCAAAGAAAGCAAGCCTAACATATGATcaatgtgataccccatatttttgtatgttttaattaaataattattttatttattattagtattagt
This Carya illinoinensis cultivar Pawnee chromosome 11, C.illinoinensisPawnee_v1, whole genome shotgun sequence DNA region includes the following protein-coding sequences:
- the LOC122281507 gene encoding hexosyltransferase GAUT11 encodes the protein MRRRPAEYRRQVRRRFSYWIWALLGLFAVAGLVLFVVHHNQREDLVEKPALERNARIEQAAHKDWNFTEQILSATSFPRQLAEQMTLAKAYVIIAKEHNNLHLAWELSSKIRTCQLLLSKAAMRGEPITLEEAEPIIKSLSSLIFKAQDAHYDIATTIMTMKSHIQALEERANAATVQSTVFGQLASEAIPKSLHCVNVKLIADWHKKQSLQELADDKRNSPRLTDNNLYHFCIFSDNVVATSVVVNSTISNADHPKQLVFHIVTNGVNYGAMQAWFLSNDFKGSAIDVQNVEDFSWLNASYAPIVKQLLDANSWAYYFGGAERLNIELKLRNPKYLSLLNHLRFYIPEIYPQLEKVVFLDDDVVVQKDLTPLFSLDLHGNVNGAVETCLEAFHRYYKYLNFSNSIISSNFDPQTCGWAFGMNVFDLIAWRKANVTARYHHWQEQNTDGTLWKLGTLPAGLLTFYGLTEPLDRRWHVLGLGYDLNIDNRLIESAAVIHFNGNMKPWLKLAIGRYKPLWERYINQSHPYLQDCLIS